From one Streptococcus oralis genomic stretch:
- a CDS encoding McrB family protein, whose amino-acid sequence MNSEQNNYFFVGTKFGDDDYLEYFMKEGKWELGWHNNEENKQYQRMLKLFNKIKPGDVLFAKSTYVKKKNVPFVKKDDLKVSVMKIRGMATVKEVLDDGHTIIVDWKKEYIEREWFFFTGQETIWFPSDIKYRTKETNQLIKFAASDEIIIQDYDYFLNHPNWKKYKKLESETMLRNDFLFNYSGILKKSKNLILRGAPGTGKTYLAKEIAKELTGGNEDQIEFVQFHPSYDYTDFVEGLRPILVNDGQINFGLQDGIFKKFCQKAKEAQKTGGQDNFEEAWGKLTDAINEKQGQYLFPRSSVPASLNSQGNVKFDSPVATKEKVYLLYKGEDTNLKYETYQKIVLDHMKESYGLCDYVSPTIDTDKKFVFIIDEINRGEISKIFGELFFSIDPGYRGERGSVSTQYANLHETDDKFYIPENVYIIGTMNDIDRSVDTFDFAMRRRFRFVEVTAESQVAMLDKELDIHAEEAKLRLRNLNAAIENVQELNSHYHIGPSYFLKLKDVDFDYEILWSDYLKPLLEDYLRGSYEESETLATLKKAFNLTNKEQTVQQDTGDDNADN is encoded by the coding sequence ATGAACAGTGAACAAAATAACTATTTTTTTGTTGGTACAAAATTTGGTGATGATGATTATCTTGAATATTTTATGAAAGAAGGAAAGTGGGAATTAGGATGGCATAATAACGAGGAAAATAAACAGTATCAAAGAATGTTAAAGTTGTTTAATAAAATTAAACCAGGTGACGTTTTATTTGCTAAATCCACATATGTCAAAAAGAAGAATGTACCTTTTGTAAAGAAAGATGATTTAAAGGTTTCTGTGATGAAAATTCGTGGAATGGCGACTGTTAAAGAGGTTTTAGATGATGGGCATACCATTATTGTTGATTGGAAAAAAGAGTATATAGAGAGGGAGTGGTTTTTCTTTACGGGGCAAGAAACAATATGGTTTCCATCAGATATTAAGTATCGAACTAAAGAGACTAACCAGTTAATAAAATTTGCTGCAAGTGATGAAATCATAATTCAAGACTATGACTATTTTTTGAATCATCCTAATTGGAAAAAGTATAAAAAATTAGAAAGTGAAACTATGTTAAGGAATGATTTTTTATTTAATTATAGTGGTATATTAAAAAAATCCAAAAACCTCATCCTCCGCGGTGCTCCTGGCACAGGAAAAACTTATCTTGCTAAAGAAATTGCCAAAGAATTAACGGGTGGCAACGAAGACCAAATCGAATTTGTACAGTTTCACCCTTCCTATGATTATACGGATTTTGTAGAGGGGTTGAGACCAATCCTGGTAAATGATGGACAGATTAACTTTGGCTTGCAGGACGGCATTTTTAAGAAATTTTGTCAGAAGGCTAAAGAAGCTCAAAAAACTGGAGGCCAAGATAATTTTGAGGAAGCGTGGGGTAAGCTAACGGATGCTATCAATGAAAAGCAAGGACAATACCTCTTCCCTCGTAGTTCTGTTCCAGCCAGTTTAAATAGTCAAGGGAATGTGAAGTTTGATTCTCCTGTTGCTACCAAAGAAAAAGTGTATCTTTTGTATAAGGGTGAAGATACTAATTTAAAGTACGAAACTTATCAAAAAATTGTTTTGGATCACATGAAAGAAAGTTATGGATTATGCGATTATGTATCTCCAACGATTGACACTGACAAGAAATTCGTCTTCATCATTGATGAAATCAATCGTGGAGAGATTTCTAAGATTTTTGGTGAACTCTTTTTCTCTATCGACCCTGGTTATCGTGGCGAAAGGGGGAGTGTTTCCACCCAGTATGCTAATTTACATGAGACGGATGACAAGTTTTATATTCCTGAGAATGTCTACATCATCGGAACAATGAATGATATTGACCGTTCAGTAGATACCTTTGATTTTGCTATGCGTCGTCGTTTCCGTTTTGTTGAAGTTACTGCTGAAAGCCAAGTTGCTATGTTGGATAAAGAACTAGATATCCATGCAGAAGAAGCAAAACTTCGTTTAAGAAATTTGAACGCTGCTATCGAGAACGTTCAGGAGCTAAACAGTCATTATCATATCGGTCCAAGTTATTTCCTTAAGTTGAAGGATGTAGACTTTGACTATGAAATACTCTGGTCAGATTACCTCAAACCTCTTTTGGAAGATTACTTACGAGGTTCTTATGAAGAATCTGAAACTCTTGCAACATTGAAAAAAGCATTTAATCTGACAAATAAAGAGCAAACAGTTCAGCAAGATACTGGTGATGATAATGCGGATAACTGA
- a CDS encoding McrC family protein — MRITDNQHRIAREDFVAEFPNLSQALLDRTLDNLSREDNIFIFPNDLMNSPDLDKDQKILETVNQEIKTGNVIGFLGYGQERLTISSRFSDKSNDHFLHYLLQKVLHINLTSLDVGISPEDKLYQLLIYLFPKYLQAALRKGLYKEYQQFFHNDSHVKGVIDVGNHLKRNVPFMGNIAYTTREFTYDNPLMQLIRHTIEYIKTQKSFGTLLDSNRENMAEIVRVTPSYKLADRAKIIRGNQSKPIRHAYFHEYRKLQELCLMILSQEKHGLGYHEQKIHGILFDVSWLWEEYIYTLLPKDFIHPRNKDKTDGISVFSNRERKVFPDFYHKELKIVLDAKYKKLEDTEKGINREDLFQLISYSYILKAEKAGLIFPSIERSVNSEIGEVVGYGVLLKKWSIQIPQNASSYNEFCEMMESSEAIFKRNIDKEVGRN; from the coding sequence ATGCGGATAACTGATAATCAGCATAGAATTGCTAGAGAAGATTTTGTCGCAGAATTTCCCAACCTAAGTCAAGCCCTTCTTGATAGAACACTAGATAACCTATCTCGAGAGGACAATATTTTTATTTTCCCAAATGATTTGATGAATTCTCCTGATTTAGACAAGGACCAAAAGATTTTGGAAACAGTTAATCAGGAAATCAAGACAGGGAACGTGATTGGTTTTCTTGGATATGGTCAGGAAAGATTAACGATTTCCTCTCGTTTTTCTGATAAAAGTAACGACCATTTTTTGCATTATCTTTTACAAAAGGTACTTCATATCAATCTGACTAGTTTGGATGTTGGAATATCTCCCGAAGATAAGCTCTATCAGCTTTTGATTTACCTCTTTCCCAAATATCTGCAAGCTGCTCTCCGAAAAGGTCTTTATAAGGAATATCAGCAATTTTTCCATAACGATAGTCATGTGAAGGGAGTGATAGATGTTGGAAATCATCTTAAAAGAAATGTTCCTTTTATGGGAAATATTGCCTATACAACAAGAGAGTTCACCTATGATAATCCCCTCATGCAGTTGATTCGGCATACGATTGAGTACATAAAGACTCAAAAAAGTTTTGGAACACTACTCGATAGTAATCGTGAAAATATGGCAGAAATCGTGCGAGTAACCCCATCTTATAAACTAGCTGATCGTGCTAAGATTATTCGGGGGAATCAATCTAAACCTATACGTCATGCATACTTTCACGAGTACAGAAAGTTACAAGAACTTTGTCTGATGATTCTAAGCCAAGAAAAGCACGGTTTAGGGTATCATGAACAAAAAATCCATGGTATTCTTTTTGATGTTTCCTGGCTCTGGGAAGAGTATATTTACACCCTGTTGCCAAAAGATTTCATACATCCACGAAATAAGGATAAGACGGACGGAATTTCAGTATTTTCTAATCGTGAAAGAAAAGTATTTCCAGATTTTTATCATAAAGAGTTAAAAATAGTTCTAGATGCTAAATATAAAAAACTTGAAGATACTGAAAAAGGAATCAACCGTGAGGACTTATTCCAGCTGATTTCCTATTCTTATATTTTAAAAGCTGAGAAAGCTGGATTGATTTTTCCTAGTATAGAGCGATCAGTAAATAGTGAGATAGGAGAAGTAGTGGGGTACGGAGTCTTGCTTAAAAAGTGGTCTATCCAAATTCCTCAGAATGCTTCATCTTATAATGAATTTTGTGAAATGATGGAAAGCTCCGAAGCAATTTTTAAAAGAAATATTGATAAGGAAGTGGGGAGAAACTAA
- a CDS encoding L-threonylcarbamoyladenylate synthase has translation MTKHIQWNGTLSQEGYDILKGEGGCIVCPTKVGYIIMTSDKAGLERKFAAKERNRNKPGVVLCGSMDELRALAQLNSEIEAFYQKHWDEDILLGCILPWKPEAFEKLKAYGDGREELMTDVRGTSCFVIKFGKAGEQLAAKLWEEGKMVYASSANPSGKGNRGKVEGIGERIEGAVDLVIEADDYVASIQPDKTIETRYEQGVMVSMVDKDGKLIPEQGGDRSISPAPVVIRKGLDIDKIMMHLSDTFNSWDYRQGEYY, from the coding sequence ATGACAAAACACATTCAATGGAACGGAACACTTTCTCAAGAAGGCTATGACATTTTAAAAGGTGAGGGCGGATGTATTGTTTGTCCTACAAAAGTTGGTTACATTATCATGACGAGCGACAAGGCAGGACTTGAGCGTAAGTTCGCAGCCAAAGAACGTAACCGTAACAAACCAGGTGTCGTTCTCTGTGGTAGCATGGATGAGCTTCGAGCTTTAGCACAACTCAACTCAGAAATTGAAGCCTTCTATCAAAAACATTGGGACGAAGACATTCTACTTGGTTGTATCCTTCCATGGAAACCAGAAGCTTTTGAAAAACTCAAAGCATATGGTGATGGCCGTGAAGAACTTATGACTGACGTTCGTGGTACTAGCTGTTTTGTCATTAAATTTGGTAAAGCTGGTGAACAACTGGCTGCTAAACTTTGGGAAGAAGGTAAAATGGTCTACGCCTCATCAGCTAACCCATCTGGAAAAGGAAACCGCGGTAAGGTGGAAGGTATCGGAGAACGTATAGAAGGAGCAGTGGACCTTGTCATCGAGGCAGACGACTATGTGGCATCTATCCAACCTGATAAAACGATTGAAACGCGCTACGAGCAAGGTGTGATGGTGTCTATGGTTGATAAAGATGGTAAGCTCATCCCAGAACAAGGAGGAGACCGTTCAATCTCACCAGCTCCAGTTGTTATCCGCAAAGGGCTTGACATTGATAAAATCATGATGCACCTGTCAGATACCTTTAACTCATGGGACTACCGTCAGGGTGAGTATTATTAA
- the rnc gene encoding ribonuclease III → MKELQTVLKKRFAIEFADKNLLETAFTHTSYANEHRLLKISHNERLEFLGDAVLQLLISEYLYKKYPKKPEGDLSKLRAMIVREESLAGFARDCQFDQFIKLGKGEEKSGGRNRDTILGDAFEAFLGALLLDKDVARVKEFIYQVMIPKVEAGDFEMIKDYKTHLQELLQVNGDVDIRYQVTSETGPAHDKVFDVEVLVEGKSIGKGQGRSKKLAEQEAAKNAVEKGLDSCI, encoded by the coding sequence ATGAAAGAATTACAAACTGTACTAAAGAAGCGTTTTGCAATCGAATTTGCAGATAAAAACTTACTAGAAACGGCCTTTACTCATACGAGTTATGCCAATGAGCACCGCCTCTTAAAAATTTCACACAATGAGCGCTTGGAATTTTTAGGAGACGCTGTTCTGCAATTATTGATTTCAGAATATCTTTATAAAAAATATCCTAAGAAACCAGAGGGAGATTTGTCTAAACTCCGTGCCATGATTGTTCGTGAGGAGAGTTTGGCTGGTTTTGCGCGTGATTGCCAGTTTGATCAGTTTATCAAGCTGGGGAAAGGGGAAGAAAAGTCTGGTGGGCGCAATCGTGACACCATTCTTGGAGATGCCTTTGAAGCCTTTTTGGGTGCTTTGCTTTTGGACAAGGATGTTGCTAGGGTAAAAGAGTTCATCTATCAGGTCATGATTCCCAAGGTTGAAGCAGGTGACTTTGAAATGATTAAGGATTACAAGACACACCTGCAAGAGCTGCTCCAGGTTAATGGCGATGTGGATATTCGCTACCAGGTGACCTCTGAGACGGGGCCTGCCCATGATAAAGTTTTTGATGTAGAAGTTCTTGTTGAGGGCAAGAGTATCGGAAAAGGTCAAGGCCGTTCTAAAAAATTGGCAGAGCAAGAGGCCGCCAAAAATGCAGTTGAGAAAGGGCTGGATTCATGTATTTAA
- a CDS encoding bifunctional riboflavin kinase/FAD synthetase gives MITTVPIKNEKDIAVPGKTVLVLGYFDGIHKGHQKLFEVASKASMKDYLPVVVMTFTESPKLALQPYQPELMLHIVNHEEREHKMKWHGVEALFLLDFSSKFASLTGQEFFDTYVRALKPAIIVAGFDYTFGSDKKTADELKDYFDGEIIIVPPVEDEKGKISSTRIRQAILDGDVKEVNHLLGTPLPSRGMVVHGNARGRTIGYPTANLVLRDRTYMPADGVYVVDIEVQRQRYRGMASVGKNVTFDGEEPRFEVNIFDFSDDIYGETVMVYWLDRVRDMVKFDSIDELVDQLQKDEEIARNWKGGE, from the coding sequence ATGATTACAACAGTACCTATTAAGAACGAAAAAGATATTGCAGTACCGGGAAAAACAGTCCTTGTACTAGGTTATTTTGATGGCATCCACAAGGGTCATCAGAAACTTTTTGAAGTGGCCAGTAAGGCTTCGATGAAGGACTATCTGCCAGTTGTCGTGATGACCTTTACAGAATCGCCAAAACTTGCCTTACAACCTTACCAACCTGAGCTCATGCTTCACATCGTTAATCATGAGGAGCGGGAGCACAAGATGAAGTGGCACGGAGTAGAGGCTCTTTTCTTGCTAGACTTTAGTAGCAAATTTGCTAGTTTAACGGGTCAAGAATTCTTTGATACATATGTTAGAGCTTTAAAACCAGCGATTATTGTAGCAGGATTTGACTATACCTTTGGCTCAGATAAGAAAACTGCGGATGAACTGAAGGACTATTTTGATGGAGAGATTATCATTGTTCCTCCAGTTGAGGATGAAAAGGGCAAGATTAGTTCTACACGGATTCGCCAAGCTATTCTTGATGGAGATGTCAAGGAAGTCAATCATCTGCTCGGCACTCCGCTCCCATCTCGTGGAATGGTCGTTCATGGAAATGCTCGTGGGCGGACTATTGGTTATCCAACAGCCAATCTAGTTCTAAGAGACCGAACTTACATGCCAGCAGATGGTGTTTACGTAGTCGATATCGAAGTGCAACGTCAGAGATATCGTGGCATGGCAAGTGTTGGAAAAAATGTTACCTTTGATGGTGAAGAACCACGTTTTGAAGTCAATATTTTCGACTTTTCAGACGATATTTACGGTGAGACAGTTATGGTCTACTGGCTGGACCGTGTCCGAGATATGGTCAAGTTTGACTCCATCGACGAGCTCGTAGACCAACTCCAGAAAGATGAAGAGATTGCTCGGAACTGGAAGGGTGGAGAGTAA
- the smc gene encoding chromosome segregation protein SMC, producing the protein MYLKEIEIQGFKSFADKTKVVFDQGVTAVVGPNGSGKSNITESLRWALGESSVKSLRGGKMPDVIFAGTESRKPLNYASVIVTLDNEDGFIKDAGQVIKVERHIYRSGDSEYRIDGKKVRLRDVHDLFLDTGLGRDSFSIISQGKVEEIFNSKPEERRAIFEEAAGVLKYKTRRKETESKLQQTQDNLDRLEDIIFELDNQIKPLAKQAENARKFLNLDGQRKAIYLDVLVAQIKENKAELELTEEELTQVQELLTSYYQKREELEEENQTLKKKRQDLQAEMAKDQGSLMDLTSLISDLERKLALSKLESEQVALNQQEAQTRLATLEDKRKVLSKEKAEKEANLEQLEKSLAENNKELNRLEAELLAFSDDPDQMIELLRERFVALLQEEADVSNQLTRIENELENSRQLSQKQADQLEKLKEQLATAKEKASQQQAELETAKEQVQKLLADYQASAKEQEEQKVSFQAQQSQLFDRLDSLKNKQARAQSLENILRNHSNFYAGVKSVLQEKDRLGGIIGAVSEHLTFEVHYQTALEIALGASSQHIIVEDENAATKAIDFLKRNRAGRATFLPLTTIKARTISSQNQDAIAASPGFLGMADELVSFDKRLEAIFKNLLAKTAIFDTVEHARTAARQVRYQVRVVTLDGTELRTGGSYAGGANRQNNSIFIKPELEQLQKEIAEEEANLRSEEASLKTLQDEMAVLTERLEAIKSQGEQARIQEQGLYLAYQQTNQQVEELETLWKLQEEELNRLSEGDWQADKEKCQERLATIASEKQNLEAEIEEIKSNKNAIQERYQNLQEQISQARLLKSELQGQKRYEVTDIERLGKELDNLDIEQEEIQRLLQEKVDNLEKVDTDLLSQQVEEAKTQKTNLQQGLIRKQFELDDIEGQLDDIASHLDQARQQNEEWIRKQTRAEAKKEKVSERLRYLQAQLTDQYQISYNEALEKAHELENLTLAEQEVKDLEKAIRSLGPVNLDAIEQYEEVHNRLDFLNSQRDDILSAKNLLLVTITEMNDEVKERFKSTFEAIRESFKVTFRQMFGGGQADLILTEGDLLTAGVEISVQPPGKKIQSLNLMSGGEKALSALALLFSIIRVKTIPFVILDEVEAALDEANVKRFGDYLNRFDKDSQFIVVTHRKGTMAAADSIYGVTMQESGVSKIVSVKLKDLEETVD; encoded by the coding sequence ATGTATTTAAAGGAGATTGAGATTCAGGGATTCAAGTCCTTTGCTGACAAGACCAAGGTCGTCTTTGACCAAGGTGTGACAGCTGTCGTTGGGCCCAATGGTTCTGGGAAATCAAACATCACAGAAAGTCTGCGATGGGCCTTGGGAGAGTCCAGTGTCAAGAGTCTTCGTGGTGGCAAGATGCCAGACGTTATCTTTGCTGGGACTGAAAGTCGTAAACCGCTCAATTATGCCTCTGTTATCGTGACCTTGGACAATGAAGATGGCTTTATCAAGGATGCGGGGCAAGTTATTAAGGTAGAACGCCATATCTATCGTAGTGGTGATAGCGAGTATCGGATTGATGGCAAAAAAGTTCGCTTGCGTGATGTGCACGACCTTTTCTTGGATACAGGTTTGGGACGGGATTCATTCTCTATCATTTCTCAAGGGAAGGTTGAGGAAATTTTTAACTCCAAGCCCGAAGAACGCCGAGCTATTTTTGAAGAAGCTGCTGGGGTTTTAAAATACAAGACTCGTCGAAAAGAAACAGAAAGCAAACTGCAACAAACTCAAGACAATCTCGACCGCTTAGAAGACATTATCTTCGAGTTGGATAATCAAATCAAGCCCCTTGCAAAACAAGCTGAAAATGCTCGTAAGTTTCTTAACTTGGATGGTCAACGCAAGGCGATTTACTTGGATGTACTGGTTGCTCAAATCAAGGAAAACAAGGCTGAACTAGAGCTAACAGAAGAAGAGCTAACGCAGGTTCAGGAACTTTTGACTAGCTATTACCAAAAGCGTGAAGAGTTAGAAGAGGAAAATCAAACTCTTAAAAAGAAACGCCAAGATCTCCAAGCTGAAATGGCTAAAGACCAAGGAAGTTTGATGGATTTGACTAGTTTGATCAGTGACTTAGAGCGAAAACTAGCCCTATCCAAACTGGAATCTGAGCAAGTAGCCCTCAATCAACAAGAGGCACAAACCCGTTTGGCGACTTTGGAAGATAAGAGAAAGGTTTTAAGTAAGGAAAAGGCTGAAAAAGAAGCGAACTTGGAACAGTTAGAGAAAAGTCTAGCTGAAAACAACAAGGAACTCAATCGCCTAGAAGCAGAGTTGTTGGCATTTTCAGATGATCCTGACCAAATGATTGAACTCTTGCGTGAACGTTTTGTGGCGCTTTTACAAGAAGAAGCGGATGTCTCCAACCAACTGACCCGCATCGAGAATGAGTTGGAAAACAGCCGTCAGCTGTCTCAAAAACAAGCTGATCAACTTGAGAAACTGAAAGAACAACTGGCTACAGCTAAAGAAAAGGCCAGTCAACAGCAGGCTGAGCTTGAAACTGCCAAGGAGCAGGTTCAGAAATTATTGGCTGACTACCAAGCTAGTGCCAAGGAGCAAGAGGAGCAGAAAGTTTCTTTCCAAGCCCAGCAGAGCCAACTCTTTGACCGTCTGGACAGTCTCAAAAATAAGCAGGCTCGAGCCCAGAGCTTAGAGAATATCCTTAGAAATCATAGTAATTTTTATGCGGGTGTTAAGAGTGTTCTCCAAGAAAAAGACCGTCTTGGTGGGATCATTGGTGCAGTCAGTGAACATTTGACCTTTGAAGTGCATTATCAAACTGCTTTGGAGATTGCGCTTGGAGCTAGCAGTCAGCATATCATTGTAGAAGATGAAAACGCGGCAACAAAGGCGATTGATTTCCTAAAACGTAACAGAGCTGGTCGTGCAACCTTTCTTCCATTGACGACTATCAAGGCGCGTACGATTTCTAGTCAGAACCAAGATGCTATCGCTGCAAGTCCAGGATTTCTGGGAATGGCAGATGAGTTGGTGTCGTTTGATAAGAGACTAGAAGCCATTTTTAAGAACTTGCTTGCTAAGACGGCTATCTTTGACACAGTAGAACACGCGCGTACGGCAGCTCGTCAAGTTCGCTATCAGGTTCGTGTGGTGACGCTTGATGGGACAGAGTTGCGTACAGGTGGTTCCTACGCGGGGGGTGCCAATCGTCAAAACAACAGTATTTTCATCAAGCCAGAGCTGGAGCAATTACAAAAAGAAATTGCTGAGGAAGAAGCTAACTTGCGGTCAGAAGAAGCGAGTTTGAAGACCTTGCAAGATGAGATGGCGGTATTGACTGAAAGATTAGAAGCTATCAAATCTCAGGGTGAGCAAGCTCGTATTCAGGAGCAAGGCTTGTATCTTGCTTATCAACAAACCAATCAGCAGGTCGAAGAACTGGAAACGCTTTGGAAACTTCAAGAAGAGGAATTAAATCGCCTATCTGAAGGAGATTGGCAAGCGGACAAGGAAAAATGCCAAGAGCGCCTCGCTACTATCGCCAGTGAAAAGCAAAATCTGGAAGCTGAGATTGAAGAGATTAAGTCTAACAAAAACGCTATTCAAGAACGTTATCAAAACTTGCAGGAACAGATTTCTCAAGCGCGCTTGCTTAAGTCCGAACTGCAAGGACAAAAGCGGTACGAAGTGACTGATATTGAACGCCTAGGTAAGGAACTGGATAATCTGGATATCGAGCAAGAGGAGATTCAGCGTCTCCTCCAAGAAAAGGTTGATAATCTTGAGAAAGTGGATACGGATTTGCTAAGTCAGCAGGTGGAAGAGGCCAAAACTCAGAAAACAAACCTCCAACAAGGTTTGATTCGCAAGCAGTTTGAGTTGGATGATATCGAGGGTCAACTGGATGATATTGCCAGCCATTTGGATCAGGCTCGTCAGCAGAATGAGGAGTGGATTCGTAAACAAACACGTGCTGAAGCCAAGAAAGAAAAGGTCAGCGAACGCTTGCGCTATCTACAAGCTCAACTAACAGACCAGTACCAGATCAGCTATAATGAGGCGCTAGAAAAAGCGCATGAACTGGAAAATCTCACTCTGGCAGAGCAAGAGGTTAAGGATTTAGAGAAAGCTATTCGCTCACTCGGTCCAGTCAATTTGGATGCTATTGAACAGTACGAAGAAGTTCACAACCGTCTAGACTTTCTAAATAGCCAACGAGATGATATTTTGTCTGCTAAAAACCTACTTCTTGTGACCATCACAGAGATGAATGATGAGGTTAAGGAACGCTTCAAATCAACCTTTGAGGCTATTCGTGAGTCCTTTAAAGTGACCTTTAGACAGATGTTTGGCGGTGGTCAGGCAGACTTGATATTGACTGAGGGCGATCTTTTAACAGCTGGTGTGGAGATTTCTGTTCAACCACCAGGTAAGAAAATCCAATCTCTCAACCTCATGAGTGGTGGTGAAAAAGCCCTATCTGCTCTGGCTCTGCTCTTCTCAATCATCCGAGTTAAGACCATTCCTTTCGTCATCTTGGATGAGGTAGAGGCTGCGCTGGACGAAGCCAATGTCAAACGTTTTGGGGATTACCTCAACCGCTTTGACAAGGATAGTCAGTTTATCGTCGTGACTCACCGTAAGGGGACCATGGCGGCAGCTGATTCTATCTATGGAGTGACCATGCAAGAATCAGGTGTGTCTAAAATTGTCTCGGTTAAGTTAAAAGACTTAGAAGAAACAGTAGACTAG
- the leuD gene encoding 3-isopropylmalate dehydratase small subunit — protein sequence MEKFTVYTGTTVPLMNDNIDTDQILPKQFLKLIDKKGFGKYLMYAWRYLDDKYTEDPDFVFNRPEYRKASILISGDNFGAGSSREHAAWALADYGFKVVIAGSFGDIHYNNELNNGMLPIVQPREVREKLAKLQASDRVTVDLEQQKIISPVGEFAFEIDSEWKHKLLNGLDDISITLQYEDLIAAYEKQRPAYWQD from the coding sequence ATGGAGAAATTTACAGTTTATACGGGAACGACCGTTCCTCTCATGAATGATAATATCGACACCGACCAAATCCTTCCCAAGCAGTTTCTCAAGTTAATTGATAAGAAAGGCTTTGGTAAGTACCTTATGTACGCTTGGCGTTATCTGGACGACAAGTATACTGAGGACCCAGACTTTGTCTTTAACCGACCAGAATACCGAAAAGCTAGTATTCTCATCTCAGGGGACAACTTTGGCGCAGGATCGTCCAGAGAACACGCAGCTTGGGCTCTAGCTGACTATGGTTTTAAAGTCGTGATTGCAGGATCTTTCGGGGACATTCATTATAATAATGAACTCAATAATGGTATGTTGCCTATTGTTCAGCCTAGAGAGGTTAGAGAAAAATTAGCCAAGCTACAAGCAAGCGACCGGGTAACTGTGGACTTGGAACAACAAAAAATCATTTCACCAGTTGGAGAATTCGCTTTCGAAATAGATAGCGAGTGGAAACACAAGCTCTTAAATGGTTTGGATGATATCAGTATTACTTTGCAGTATGAAGATTTGATTGCTGCCTATGAAAAACAACGTCCAGCCTACTGGCAGGATTAG
- a CDS encoding GMP reductase: protein MLNEFPIFDYEDIQLIPNKCVIKSRAEADTSVTLGNHTFKLPVVPANMQTILDENVAEQLAKGGYFYIMHRFDEAGRIPFIKRMHDQGLIASISVGVKDYEYDFVSRLKADVPEYITIDIAHGHADSVISMIQHIKKELPDTFVIAGNVGTPEAVRELENAGADATKVGIGPGKVCITKVKTGFGTGGWQLAALRWCAKAARKPIIADGGIRTHGDIAKSIRFGASMVMIGSLFAGHIESPGKTIEVDGEQFKEYYGSASQYQKGAYKNVEGKRILLPAKGHLQDTLTEMEQDLQSAISYAGGRRLADLKHVDYVIVKNSIWNGDASH, encoded by the coding sequence ATGTTAAATGAATTTCCAATTTTTGATTACGAAGATATTCAGTTGATCCCAAATAAATGTGTCATTAAAAGCCGTGCAGAAGCAGATACCAGTGTCACACTTGGAAATCACACTTTCAAACTACCTGTTGTACCAGCCAACATGCAGACGATTTTGGATGAGAATGTAGCAGAGCAACTGGCTAAAGGCGGTTACTTTTACATTATGCACCGTTTTGACGAGGCTGGGCGCATTCCTTTTATCAAACGCATGCACGATCAAGGGCTCATTGCTTCCATTTCTGTCGGTGTCAAGGATTACGAGTATGACTTTGTTAGCCGACTCAAGGCTGATGTTCCTGAGTATATCACGATTGACATTGCCCATGGTCATGCGGATAGCGTGATTTCTATGATTCAACATATCAAGAAAGAATTGCCAGATACTTTTGTCATTGCTGGTAACGTAGGAACACCAGAAGCTGTTCGTGAATTGGAAAATGCCGGTGCGGATGCTACTAAGGTTGGAATAGGTCCTGGTAAGGTTTGTATCACAAAGGTAAAGACAGGTTTTGGTACAGGTGGTTGGCAGTTGGCTGCCCTACGCTGGTGTGCAAAGGCTGCGCGTAAACCGATCATCGCTGATGGTGGGATTCGTACTCATGGCGATATTGCTAAGTCTATCCGTTTCGGTGCCAGCATGGTCATGATTGGTTCCCTATTTGCAGGACATATCGAAAGCCCAGGAAAGACGATTGAAGTCGATGGCGAACAGTTCAAAGAATACTATGGTTCAGCTTCTCAATACCAAAAAGGAGCATATAAAAATGTGGAAGGTAAACGCATCTTACTTCCTGCCAAAGGGCATTTGCAAGACACCCTTACTGAGATGGAGCAAGATTTACAAAGTGCTATCTCTTATGCAGGTGGACGCAGGCTTGCTGACCTTAAACACGTTGATTATGTGATCGTGAAAAACTCTATCTGGAATGGAGATGCTTCCCATTAA